The proteins below are encoded in one region of Pelecanus crispus isolate bPelCri1 chromosome 4, bPelCri1.pri, whole genome shotgun sequence:
- the LOC104033243 gene encoding uncharacterized protein LOC104033243 produces the protein MMEDQSDCINISLQLKSYVEYPMCMTKIIWVTMILVVFVFTISTVIYKIVQDNEQNYFKHRVAAVSTILRRKSSRHARRTIPATKIHPFPVQASKQQVPLTAQTTKILPIIPEHEHCHVGATVEVSDVAV, from the exons ATGATGGAAGACCAAAGTGACTGTATAAATATTTCACTGCAACTGAAGTCTTACGTGGAAT ATCCAATGTGTATGACGAAGATCATTTGGGTCACTATGATTCTAGTAGTTTTTGTGTTCACTATTTCAACTGTCATCTACAAAATAGTTCAAGACAATGAACAAAACT attttaaacacaGAGTAGCGGCAGTTTCTACTATTCTAAGAAGAAAGAGTTCTAGACATGCAAGAAGAACCATACCTGCTACTAAAATTCATCCTTTTCCTG TGCAAGCCAGCAAACAACAGGTCCCACTTACTGCACAGACCACAAAGATACTGCCCATAATTCCTGAACACGAGCATTGTCATGTGGGTGCAACTGTAGAAG ttTCAGATGTTGCTGTGTGA